The genomic window CGCGGTGTACGCGATGCAGGGGCAGGGCACGCTGTCCATCCGCACCAGGCACGAGAACGACTGCGCCGTCATCGAAATCGGCGACACCGGCCCCGGCATCCCGGACAACGTGCGCGGCCGGATCTTCGAGCCGTTCTTCACCACCAAGCCGATGGGCGAGGGCACCGGGCTCGGCCTGGACATCTCGTTCCGCATCGTGGTGAACAAGCACGAGGGCGACATCCAGGTCGACTCCGAGCCGGGCGACACCAGATTCACCGTATGGCTGCCACTGCACCGAACCCCGGAGAACCCGGAGGACAATCAGGCCGAATCCGAATCCATCGCAGGAGGTCAATGATGACGCAGGAGATCGAGGGCATCGAGCCGGCGGTACCGCCGAGCGGCACCGGCTGTGTGGAATGCGAAGCGTCGCAGGGGTGGTGGGTGCACCTGCGCCGCTGCGCCGAGTGCGGGCACATCGGCTGCTGCGATACCTCACCCGACCAGCACGCCAGCAAGCACGCGAAGGACACCGGCCACCCGTTCATCCAGAGCTTCGAGCCGGGCGAGGACTGGTACTGGAACTTCCGGACCGAGGAAATGTACGGCGACGGACCGGAACTCACCCCACCCACCAGCCACCCTGCCGACCAGGGCGTTCCCGGCCCGCGTGACCGGGTGCCGGAGGACTGGCAGGCACACATCCACTGAACCCCGGGCACCCGGTACGCTGCACCGAACACGCCGGCGGCGCCGGCACACGATCCACCGGGGAAAGCACGGTATGAAGCGAACTTCCGCCATCGTCCTGGCCACCGGGACGGTGGCTTTGGTGCTGGCAGGCTGCGGCCAGTCCTCGAACGACGCCACCGAGGCGAACGCACCGCGCACAGGCGGTTCGACCAGCGCGACGGCGCCCGCGCGGCCGCCGTCGCCCGCCGCGGCGCCGAGCACCGGCACGCCGGGCAGCGCGCCGACCGCCAACCAGCCGAGCACTCCCGCGACCAGCGACCCGTCGAAGGTCACCTGCGCCGAGTTCAAGCAGCTCGACACAGACGCGGAGAAGGCGCTGATCGAGCAGATCCTGGCGGACAACCCCGACAGCACGTTCGCGGGCAGCCCGAATGTCGCGCTCGGCACGGCGAAGCTCGTCTGCCTGTCCGGCAGCGTGGCCGATACGCCGGTCGGCGTGGCCGCCGGGATCGTCCCCAAGAACAAGTAGCACCCGCCGTCCCCGCCACGGCCGCGCTCCGGCGCGGCAGAATGGCACGGTGGCAGAACTGGCGCTCACCGCTCGACTGAATCCCTCCGCGGCCGACGCACGCCGCGGCGTGGTGCGACTACACCCCGAGGCGCTGACCGCGCTCGGGCTGCGCGAGTGGGACGGCATAGGGCTCGTCGGATCGCGGCGCACCGCCGCGGTGGTCGGCGTGGCACCGGCGGGTTCGCCGGCCGGCGTCGCGCTGCTGGACGACGTGACGCTGTCCAACGCGGGCTTGCGCGAGGACGCGACGGTGGTCGTCGCGCCGGTGACGGTGTACGGCGCCAGGCAGATCTCGGTGAGCGGCTCGGTGCACGCCACCCGCACCATCCCCGCGGCGACGCTGCGGCAGGCGCTGCTCGGCAAGGTGGTGACCGTCGGCGACGCGGTCTCGCTGTTGCCGCGCGATCTCGGTCCCGATATCAGCTCCGCGGCGGCCGCCCAGGCACTGTCGCGCACCTTCGGCATCGCCTGGACCACCGAGTTGCTCACCGTCACCGCCACCGATCCGCGCGGGCCGGTGAGCGTTCAGCCGAATACCGCGGTCGTCTGGGGCGCGGGCGTGGTGGCGGCCAGGGACGCCGCCGACCGAGCCATGGCCGGGATTCCGATCCCGCCGGGCGAGGCTTCCCGAGGCGCCACCGAGGCCGCCGCCTTCGAGGGAGCGGCCACCGCCAACGGCGCACCGGACGGCAGGAGCGCGCCCATCAGGCAAACCGATCCGCAGATCACCGTGAAGGACCTGGCGGGTGCGCACAGCCAGGCGACGAAACTCACCGAATGGCTCAGCCTCGCGCTCGACGAACCCGAGTTGCTCAAAACTCTCGGCGCCACACCGCGTCTCGGCGTACTGATCACCGGCCCGGCGGGCGTCGGCAAGGCCACCCTGGCGCGCGCGGTCACCGCGCCGCGCCGCCTCGTCGAATTGGACGGCCCGACGATCGGGGCCGCCGAGAGCGGCACCCGGCTGCGCGAGGTGGCCAAGGCGGTGGCCGATGTCGGTTCCGGCCAGGGCGGCATCCTGCTGATCACCGATATCGACGCGCTGCTGCCCGCGCAGGCCGAACCGGTCGCCACGCTCATACTCGATCAGCTGCGGGCCGCGGTCGCCGAACCGTGCGTCGCCTTCCTCGCCACCACGGCGCACCCCGCCGGAATCGACGCGCGGTTGCGCGCGCCCGACCTGTGCGACCGCGAACTCGCCCTCGCCCTACCCACCGCCACCGTGCGCAAGTCGCTGCTGGAGCAGCTGCTGCGCCGGGTGCCGACGGCGGAGCTCGAGCTCGACGAGATCGCCGCGCGCACACCCGGATTCGTGGTCTCCGACCTCGCCGCCCTGTGCCGGGAGGCGGCGCTGCGGGCGGCCTCGCGGGCCAGCAAGGACCACACCGAACCGCAACTGACCCAACCGGATCTGCTCGGCGCGCTGAAAGTGATTCGGCCACTGTCCCGTTCGGGCATGGACGAACTGGCCATCGGCAGCCTCAGCCTGGACGAGGTCGGCGACATGGTGCAGACCAAGCAGGCCCTCACCGAAACGGTGCTGTGGCCGCTGCGCCACCCGGATTCGTTCGCCCGCCTCGGCATCGATCCGCCGCGCGGCGTGCTGCTCTACGGCCCGCCCGGCTGCGGCAAGACCTTCCTGGTGCGGGCGCTGGCGAGCACCGGCCAGCTCAGCGTGCACACGGTGAAGGGCGCCGAGCTGATGGACAAGTGGGTCGGCTCGTCCGAGCGGGCGGTGCGCGAATTGTTCCAGCGCGCACGCGATTCCGCGCCGTCGCTGATCTTCCTCGACGAGGTGGACGCGCTGGCCCCGCGGCGCGGCCAGAGCGGTGATTCCGGAGTGGGCGACCGGGTGGTCGCCGCCCTGCTCACCGAGCTCGACGGAGTGGAACCGCTGCGCGACGTGGTGGTGCTCGGCGCGACGAACCGGCCCGAGCTGATCGATCCGGCACTGCTGCGGCCGGGACGGCTGGAACGCCTGGTCTTCGTGCCGCCGCCGGACGGTGCGGCGCGGCTGGAGATCCTGCGGACGGCGGGTCGGTCGGTGCCGCTGGCCGACGACGTCGACCTGGCCGCCCTGGCCCGCAAGCTCGACGGCTACTCCGCGGCGGACTGTGCCGCACTGTTACGCGAGGCCGCGCTGACCGCGATGCGTCGCGATCTCGACGCCGCCGATGTCACCGCGGCGGATGTAGCGGCGGCGCGGGCGGTGGTCCGGCCCTCGCTGGACGCGCTGCAGGTCGAGTCGCTGCGTCGCTACGCGGAAACGAGGGGCCAGCCCACCAGCAGCGAAGGTCGCTACCTATAGCCGTTGCCGATAAGTCGGCAACATGCCGTAAATGGCCACTATCTGGCGCTTCCACAGCTTAGACATGCGCTGGCGAAGTGCTGGCAATCGCAGTCGCGCCGGGCGGGCCCAGGTATGTTCGGCAGGTGCGGCGGATCGGTGATGCGTTCGATACGGTCACGGCTTTCTTCGGAGCCGCGGTCGCGGGCGTGACGCTGTTCCTGCCGATCACCTTCAGCTCGATCAGGGACAGCACGCCGTATCAGATTTCCAGCCTGATCAACAGCGTGCCGCGCGGCGCGGCGATCGGTGTGATCGTCGCCGTCGCCGTCGCGGTGGTCGTCGGCACCACCGCCCGACCGGCGGTGGCGTGGGTTGCCGCCTCGTTCGGCTCGGTGGCGCAGCTAATCAATCACATTGCGGGCCGCCATGTTTCGTCTGCCGACATGCTCACCACGCAGAATTACGTCGACTCGGTGTGCGCCGGGATCCTGCTCGGCGCGCTCGGCGTCGCGGTGCTGCGCAAGCCGCTGCCCGCCGCGGGCTTCGCCATCGGCGGCGTCGGGTTCTTCGTGTTCAGCGACCTCGCGGAGTTCCTCGATATCGACGAGGATCCGTTCGCCGTGCTGGAGACCCCACCGAGCTGGCTGATCGGGTTGGCGATGACGCTGCTGATCATCAGCACGCTGCGAAATCGGTCGAGCACCGGCGAGCCCGAGCCGCCGAGGATGTCGATCGAGCTTCCGGTGGCGCCGATCCTCGCGGCGATGGTGCTCGCCCTGGTGATCCTCGCCGTCACCGAATGGCTGCACCGGCAGTTCACCGACGCACCCGCCATCGACCACGCGGTCGATATCGGGCTCACCGCCGCGGCCACGGTGTTCGCCGCGACGGCCGCGGCCATGCTGTTGCCCGGCCGCGACGGGTGCGCCGTCTATCTGGCGGTCAGCTTGACCGCGGCCGCCGACGCCTTCGGCTACGCCGTCCGGCCCGGCTGGAGCGTCTGGCCGCTGCTCGCGCTGACCGCCATCGGCATGTTCGCCGGTGCCCGCCGACCCTCGGTGGCGCTGGCCATCGCGCTCCTCACCGGAATTACCGTCTTCGCCATCCGCACCCCGCCGGACAGCAACTGGGTGCTCTTCTCGGCCGGGAGCGCGATACTCGCCCTCACCGCGGGCTATTGCTGCAGCACCGCCCGGCCGCGGTACGCCCCGAGCGGCGTGCTGGCGATCACCGCCCTGTACCTGCCGACGGTCATCACCGCACTGCCGGACGACAGCAAGAGCTGGCAGCTGCCCGACCCCGCGGCACACGACTCGACACCGGGACGCGCCGCGCTGGCGATCGTCCTCGGCAGCGCGGTCGGCATCGCCGTGCTGCACCACTTCCGGCCACGCGGCGGGCCACAGCCGACCGGGTCCGCGGCGAATGCAGCGTTAGCGGATGCATAGCCCCACCAGCAGATCATGGCCGACGCCATACCCGGCGCAACCCCGGAAAGCGCCAGGCTCCACGTAGGATTGTCCCGCGCAACCCCGCCGCCCCTACCCGACGGAGTGCAGTTTGCTCGCAATCCTGCTTGCCCTCGCCGCAGCCGCGCTCGTCGCACCGCTGTGGGTAAGGGCGCTGGGGCGCAACGCTTTCTACGTGCTTGCGCTGGTCCCGCTCGGCAGCCTCGGCTGGGTGTTCGCGAATTGGGGTAGCACACAGCGGGTTCGGCTGGCGTGGGCGCCGAGCATCGAGATGAACATCGATCTGCGGTTCGATTCGCTCGCCGCGGTCATGTCGGTGCTGGTGCTCGGCATCGGTGCGCTGATCTTGGGCTACTGCGCCCGATATTTCGAGGACGACGAACCCCGCCTCGGGGTGTTCGCCGCCGAGCTGGTCGGCTTCACCGGGGCCATGTTCGGGCTGGTGACCAGCGACAACATGCTGTTGCTCTTCGTCTTCTGGGAAGTGACGACAGTGCTGTCGTTCCTGCTCGTCGGCCACAATGCCGAGCAGGCGAACAGTCGGCGCGCGGCCATCCAGGCGCTGCTGGTGACCGCAGCGGGCGGGCTGGCCATGCTGGTCGGCCTGATCATCCTCGGTGAGGCGAACGACAGCTACCTGCTCTCCGATCTGCTGGCCCGCGCGCAACCACCGACGGGCCTCGCGGTGAATGTCGCGGTGGTGCTGATCCTGATCGGCGCGCTCAGTAAGTCCGCGGTGGTGCCGCTGCATTTCTGGTTGCCCGGCGCGATGGCGGCGCCGACGCCGGTCAGCGCGTACCTGCATGCCGCCGCCATGGTGAAGGCCGGTGTGTATCTGGTGGCGCGACTGGCGCCGGTGTTCGCGGACAACCCGGTCTGGCATCCGCTCGTGCTCACCCTCGGGGTGGCGTCGATGCTGCTCGCCGGGTTGCGCTCGCTCGAAGTCGTCGATCTGAAGCTGGTGCTGGCGTTCGGCACGGTCAGCCAGCTGGGATTCCTGATCGTGCTGGTCGGCATCGGCACGCCGGACGCGGCGCTGGCCGGTATCGCGCTGATCGTGGCGCACGCGTTGTTCAAGGCGTGCCTGTTCATGGTCGTCGGGATCATCGATCACGGCGCGGGCACCCGCGATCTGCGCCGACTGTCCGGGCTGGGACGCCGGGCGCCGGTGCTGTGCGGCATCACGGTGCTGGCCGCATTGAGCATGGCCGGGATCCCGCCGCTGGTCGGTTTCGTCGGGAAGGAAAGCGCGCTCGCCGCGATCCTGGACACCGATACCCTCGCCGAGCCCGCCCGGGTGGCACTGGCGGTCGGTGTGGTGCTCGGGTCGATGTTGACCGTCGGCTACAGCATTCGCTTCGTCTGGGGCGCTTTCGCGGACAAAGAAGAGATCGCGCGGCCCGCCGCGCACGGCGCGCATCGGGTTCGCCGGGTCGCCGACTACGCCGCCGAAAAACACCGGCCGACAGTGGATTCCGATGACTCGGGCAGCGGAGATCAGTACGTGCCAGCGGACGGCGGGTGGCACGCACCTGGGGCGCTGTTCGTGGCATCACCCGCGATCCTCGCGGTGGCGAGCCTCGCCGCCGGTCTGGCGGCTCCGTGGATGGACCGCCTGCTGAGCCCATACGCGGAAACCTTTACCGCCGACCTGCTTTCGTCGCTGTCCCTGTGGCACGGCGTGACTCTCCCACTGGCGCTGACGGTTCTGGTCATCGTCGGCGGCATCGCGCTGTTCCAACTGCGCGATCGACTCAGGGACCCCACGCGGCCGCGACTCGGCAACGCCGACCGCGCCTACGACGCCACCCTGCGCGCCATGGACCGGCTGTCGCTGCGAATGACCGGGGCGGTGCAGCGCGGATCGCTGCCGCTGAGCCAGGCGACCATCCTCGGCACGCTGATCATCCTGCCGTCGGTTCTGCTCGCCCTCGGCACCCGCACCGGAGTCGAACTGCGCCTGTGGGATTCGCCGCTACAGGCGGTGATCGGCGGGATCATGGTGGCCATGGCACTCGGCGCGACGGTGCTGCGCAACCGGCTGGCCAGCGTGCTCGTCGTCGGCGTGACCGGCTACGGCTGCGGCGTGATCTTCGCCTTGCACGGCGCGCCCGATCTCGCGCTGACCCAATTCCTGGTCGAGACACTGACTCTGGTGATCTTCGTGCTGGTATTGCGCGCGTTCCCGGCGGAAATCGAGGAGAGCAAGGCGACCGCGTTCAAGGCGCGCCGAGCGATCCTGGCGGGGCTGGTCGGCACGGCCGTCACGGTGCTCGGCGCGTTCGCCGTCGCCGCCCGCACCGCCGAACCGATCTGGCACCGAATCCCCGATGCCGCATATCAATTCGGCGGCGGCAAGAACGCCGTCAATGTGCTGCTCGTCGACATCCGCGCCTGGGACACCCTCGGCGAGATCTCGGTGCTGGTGGTCGCCGCGACCGGCGTCGCCTCACTGGTGTTCCGCAGCCGCCGCTTCGGCAGCGCGCCGCGCGCCGCGGATTCGCCGCACTACGACCCGGATCTGGTGAGCTGGCTGCCCGCCGGACGGCTGGTCGATCGCGCGGACCGCTCGATGGTCATGCAGATCACCACCCGGCTGGTGTTCCCCACCATCATGGTGCTCTCGGTGTACTTCTTCTTCTCCGGCCACAACGCGCCGGGCGGCGGCTTCGCGGGCGGCCTCACCGCCGGGCTCGCGCTGACGCTGCGCTATCTCGCCGGCGGCCGCTACGAACTCGGCGAGGCGCTGCCGGTCGACGCGGGGCACCTGCTCGGCGCCGGTCTGACGCTGTCCGCCGGAACCGCCGTCACCTCACTGTTTTTCGGCGCGCCACCGCTGTCCTCGGCGATCTTCGAGGTGACGCTGCCGGTGCTCGGTCACCTCAAACTGGTGACCGCGCTGTTCTTCGATCTCGGCGTCTACCTGATCGTCGTCGGCCTGGTGCTCGATGTGCTGCGCAGCCTCGGCGCGCGACTGGACAGCGAGCTGCCGGTGAGCGAAACCGTCTCGGCGAAGGGAGGTTCCGCGCAATGACCGCCAATCTCACGCTGCTGGTCGTCATCGGGGTACTGGTCGCCTGTGGCGTGTATCTGATCCTCGAACGCGCGGTGTCGAAGATGCTGCTCGGCATGATCCTGTTCGGCAACGCGGTGAACCTGCTGATCATCACCCTCGGCGGCCCCGACGGCCGGGCACCCATCCAGGGCCAGACCGACACCACCCAGCGCGACACCGCCGACCCGCTCGCCCAGGCCATGGTGCTCACCGCGATCGTGATCACCATGGGGCTCGCGGCGTTCGTGCTCGCCCTCGCCTATCGCTCCTTCATGCTCACCACCACCGACGATGTCGGAAACGATCAGGAAGACATCGACGTCGCCCGCCGGCGTGCGGGAGAGGACCCGGAAGATTGAGCCTCATCCTCTCCCCCGGCCTGCTGCCGATCCTGATGCCGCTGCCCGTACTGGTGCCGTTGCTCGCGGCCGCTGGCACCCTGGTCTTCGGGCGCAGGCCGCGGACCCAGCGCACGCTGATGCTCGGCGCGCTCAGCGGCGTGGTCGTCATCTGCGGGTTGCTGCTGTATCTGGTCGACCGGGACGGCACCACGGCGCTGCAGGTCGGCAACTGGGAGACCCCGATCGGCATCACGCTGGTGGTCGACCGGCTGTCCGCGGGGATGCTGCTGGTCTCGTCCATCGTGCTGCTCGCCGTCGCCCTCTACGGTTCGGGACAGAACATTCGCGACGGCGACGAGCGCCAGCCCACCTCGATCTACCGGCCCACCTACCTGGTGCTGACCGGTGGCGTTTCGGCCGCCTTCCTGGCCGGTGATCTGTTCAACCTGTTCGTCGGCTTCGAGATCCTGCTGGCGGCGTCGTTCGTACTGCTGACCGTCGGCGGTACCGAGGAACGGATCCGCGCCGGGGTTTCCTATGTGATGGTGTCCATGCTGGCCTCGCTG from Nocardia iowensis includes these protein-coding regions:
- a CDS encoding UBP-type zinc finger domain-containing protein; this translates as MTQEIEGIEPAVPPSGTGCVECEASQGWWVHLRRCAECGHIGCCDTSPDQHASKHAKDTGHPFIQSFEPGEDWYWNFRTEEMYGDGPELTPPTSHPADQGVPGPRDRVPEDWQAHIH
- a CDS encoding AAA family ATPase, translated to MAELALTARLNPSAADARRGVVRLHPEALTALGLREWDGIGLVGSRRTAAVVGVAPAGSPAGVALLDDVTLSNAGLREDATVVVAPVTVYGARQISVSGSVHATRTIPAATLRQALLGKVVTVGDAVSLLPRDLGPDISSAAAAQALSRTFGIAWTTELLTVTATDPRGPVSVQPNTAVVWGAGVVAARDAADRAMAGIPIPPGEASRGATEAAAFEGAATANGAPDGRSAPIRQTDPQITVKDLAGAHSQATKLTEWLSLALDEPELLKTLGATPRLGVLITGPAGVGKATLARAVTAPRRLVELDGPTIGAAESGTRLREVAKAVADVGSGQGGILLITDIDALLPAQAEPVATLILDQLRAAVAEPCVAFLATTAHPAGIDARLRAPDLCDRELALALPTATVRKSLLEQLLRRVPTAELELDEIAARTPGFVVSDLAALCREAALRAASRASKDHTEPQLTQPDLLGALKVIRPLSRSGMDELAIGSLSLDEVGDMVQTKQALTETVLWPLRHPDSFARLGIDPPRGVLLYGPPGCGKTFLVRALASTGQLSVHTVKGAELMDKWVGSSERAVRELFQRARDSAPSLIFLDEVDALAPRRGQSGDSGVGDRVVAALLTELDGVEPLRDVVVLGATNRPELIDPALLRPGRLERLVFVPPPDGAARLEILRTAGRSVPLADDVDLAALARKLDGYSAADCAALLREAALTAMRRDLDAADVTAADVAAARAVVRPSLDALQVESLRRYAETRGQPTSSEGRYL
- a CDS encoding Na+/H+ antiporter subunit A — translated: MLAILLALAAAALVAPLWVRALGRNAFYVLALVPLGSLGWVFANWGSTQRVRLAWAPSIEMNIDLRFDSLAAVMSVLVLGIGALILGYCARYFEDDEPRLGVFAAELVGFTGAMFGLVTSDNMLLLFVFWEVTTVLSFLLVGHNAEQANSRRAAIQALLVTAAGGLAMLVGLIILGEANDSYLLSDLLARAQPPTGLAVNVAVVLILIGALSKSAVVPLHFWLPGAMAAPTPVSAYLHAAAMVKAGVYLVARLAPVFADNPVWHPLVLTLGVASMLLAGLRSLEVVDLKLVLAFGTVSQLGFLIVLVGIGTPDAALAGIALIVAHALFKACLFMVVGIIDHGAGTRDLRRLSGLGRRAPVLCGITVLAALSMAGIPPLVGFVGKESALAAILDTDTLAEPARVALAVGVVLGSMLTVGYSIRFVWGAFADKEEIARPAAHGAHRVRRVADYAAEKHRPTVDSDDSGSGDQYVPADGGWHAPGALFVASPAILAVASLAAGLAAPWMDRLLSPYAETFTADLLSSLSLWHGVTLPLALTVLVIVGGIALFQLRDRLRDPTRPRLGNADRAYDATLRAMDRLSLRMTGAVQRGSLPLSQATILGTLIILPSVLLALGTRTGVELRLWDSPLQAVIGGIMVAMALGATVLRNRLASVLVVGVTGYGCGVIFALHGAPDLALTQFLVETLTLVIFVLVLRAFPAEIEESKATAFKARRAILAGLVGTAVTVLGAFAVAARTAEPIWHRIPDAAYQFGGGKNAVNVLLVDIRAWDTLGEISVLVVAATGVASLVFRSRRFGSAPRAADSPHYDPDLVSWLPAGRLVDRADRSMVMQITTRLVFPTIMVLSVYFFFSGHNAPGGGFAGGLTAGLALTLRYLAGGRYELGEALPVDAGHLLGAGLTLSAGTAVTSLFFGAPPLSSAIFEVTLPVLGHLKLVTALFFDLGVYLIVVGLVLDVLRSLGARLDSELPVSETVSAKGGSAQ
- a CDS encoding Na(+)/H(+) antiporter subunit C, which codes for MTANLTLLVVIGVLVACGVYLILERAVSKMLLGMILFGNAVNLLIITLGGPDGRAPIQGQTDTTQRDTADPLAQAMVLTAIVITMGLAAFVLALAYRSFMLTTTDDVGNDQEDIDVARRRAGEDPED